The proteins below are encoded in one region of Chiloscyllium plagiosum isolate BGI_BamShark_2017 chromosome 7, ASM401019v2, whole genome shotgun sequence:
- the LOC122552032 gene encoding 5-hydroxytryptamine receptor 5A-like, with translation MCVNGSLLLNESTGNSRLEGETVTVLSILCVTLLSFLIIATFVWNLLVLLTILRVKTFHRVPHNLVASMAVSDVMVATLVMPLSLVNELFGRRWRLGRVLCHIWISFDVLCCTASIWNVTAIALDRFWSITRHLEYTLKTRKRISNIMIVLTWALSAVISFSPLLGWGETYSADKENCQVSQEPSYTIFSTCGAFYLPLCVVLFVYWKIYKAAKFRIGSRKRNAVVPLPEILQVKEASHQPQMECAVRHTALTFQADGEAWRQQKEKKAAVMVGILIGVFVLCWIPFFITELISPLCSCNIPPVWKSIFVWLGYSNSFFNPLIYTAFNKNYNNAFRYLFIKQR, from the exons ATGTGCGTCAACGGGTCCCTGCTCCTTAATGAAAGCACGGGAAACAGCAGGCTGGAGGGGGAAACTGTTACTGTCTTGAGCATCTTGTGTGTGACTCTGTTGAGCTTTCTGATCATCGCCACCTTCGTGTGGAACCTGCTGGTGCTGCTGACTATCCTGAGAGTGAAGACCTTTCACCGAGTGCCTCATAACTTGGTGGCCTCCATGGCGGTCTCTGATGTGATGGTGGCTACCTTGGTGATGCCTCTGAGTCTGGTCAATGAGCTGTTCGGGAGGCGCTGGAGGTTGGGCAGGGTCCTTTGTCACATCTGGATTTCCTTCGATGTGCTCTGCTGCACGGCGAGTATCTGGAACGTTACCGCCATCGCCCTGGACAGGTTCTGGTCTATTACCAGGCACCTGGAGTACACTTTAAAGACTCGAAAGCGGATCTCCAATATTATGATCGTCCTAACCTGGGCGCTTTCGGCTGTCATCTCGTTCTCGCCCCTTCTTGGATGGGGGGAAACTTACTCGGCTGACAAGGAAAACTGCCAAGTCAGTCAGGAGCCCTCCTATACCATCTTTTCAACCTGCGGCGCTTTCTATTTGCCGCTttgtgtggttctgttcgtctACTGGAAAATCTACAAGGCTGCCAAGTTTAGGATAGGGAGCCGCAAGAGGAATGCTGTTGTTCCATTGCCGGAAATACTGCAG GTAAAGGAAGCCAGTCACCAGCCCCAGATGGAGTGTGCGGTCCGACATACTGCCCTGACCTTCCAGGCAGATGGAGAAGCCTGGCGCCAACAGAAGGAAAAGAAGGCGGCGGTGATGGTAGGGATCTTGATCGGGGTCTTCGTCCTGTGTTGGATCCCATTCTTCATCACTGAGCTCATCAGTCCTTTGTGTTCTTGCAACATTCCTCCTGTTTGGAAGAGTATCTTTGTCTGGCTCggttattccaattctttcttcaatcctctcatctATACAGCTTTCAACAAAAATTACAACAACGCCTTCAGATATTTATTTATCAAACAGCGATAA